One Lysinibacillus sp. OF-1 DNA segment encodes these proteins:
- a CDS encoding DNRLRE domain-containing protein: protein MLKKIFIQLIVLAMFIAFIPIGNFASVAAKESPKTNTKGNEKTEVVGERTQTSKTFNNSDGTYTTEIYEAPIHFKDNKGNWKDIDNDLQKKKNNGKGQFENKANNFAVTFDEKLEEETNNVQVADNQYNLNIGLKEMEQKGEIIPAKEVIGVATDNQIEYQNVFDNISTTYSVGENFVKEDIIINKKPKKGLPKTFSYQLSLESLTYEQINNQIHLKDAKSGELVYVIEAPFMYDAYKPVGFQSIDGTNSIPEEAKSYNITLKTREENNTLWIDLTPDAAWLQDTKRQYPIVIDPTIVRIQGNSKMVDTTIRKKFPTQTGGNDTELATGTATDGNIVRSLLKFDVTPIPEKSVIMSADVSLYLSSTNDPTPINLSMHAMKRSWDENTATWNNYSTAGGWTTIGGDYNTTPLSTVAGVSSVPSNVEEGIKRWSIPTSMVSGWLYNPESNLGLLLKSTSESTMIYKKFISSESTTNPLAYKPKLVVTYKTPNRLGLEDYWDYATHDISNGTNYVNLGTNNNVVQYTDFSLFNYGGFGLDFTRTYNSKDFEKSSFGYGWSFTGSEKLFYNNKYFNVEYKDADGTVHVYSWDGDKYIAPAGNYDSLDMVDKYTFRLTSKTGITTTFKVRESTSDTDIEVAYITEQKDLNSNTITYNYDTSNQLTSISTNLGTKLLLTYTDGLITNAKYNKQDITYTYTDGYLTRVLVKKDDTTSTPTSFYYTTNGQLTKIIDSKQKIMLYGYNSELDLVSVTEPSLDGQVDSMTNYSLDRTNNIVTVTSPEGIVTRYGLNNNFSVTKIFDPSGDTTTYTLDENSYNVLSQKIVYSDGSTYTKNLKYDTKGNLLSTNDSKGGIESYTYNEYSNLLTQTDANQQTTTNTYENGNLKTSTTPKGDTTSYTYNGQGDLTQVKYPDGKIETYSTSYENNQKLTIYQDIELGITTETITDFNGNILSYEDGKKGKTRYRYNLKNELVEVEDAAKKITTYTYDANSNLTSVINADGKKQMSLSYNAQNAIEKETNAEGKVTSYNYNADGALNEIIKASGEKIAYTTSSDTNTQTVKVNGVNQFSTQVDGLSTTVTNHTLNNQKVTYTQSENELLQRVDINAPVNRSIMYTYKNEKDLARIQFGQNTIEYASDENGQTTNVTLDGQLSASFIWNKNNLLESTTFVNGAVILNKYKANQLQTETLKTNSEAIWRTNSYEYDKNQQITKVTNNDGTVTYTYDPLNQLIKEQYSNGLSISYTYDSVGNRTSKTILQNGSSTTTSYSYNNANQMKTAGDKTYNVSANGNVENDGVFQYVWNAFDQLTEIKSPTGATVASYRYDENGRRVYSKDSNGETYYRYNGLTNQVLFEEDASGVITKSYTYNDNGSPLTMTYLGLTYYYLTNYRGDVLALTDKKGDIVAEYTYDAWGNIMSQKGNMATINPYRYAGYRYDEDTKLYYLMARYYNPDTGVFLSLDPLRGNTMNPLSLNGYNYANNNPVMNVDPDGESWKNALWNSKKILSTLINMALMVAVSGLGGLVSGKLFLKSVKQLAQAKKHIFAKSIRKSLQRRGVSNLVISGIISGLVVFTDFLVNIGSPGEILFDYLDRRDAKRKNGYFNGW, encoded by the coding sequence TTGCTAAAGAAAATTTTCATTCAATTGATTGTTTTGGCAATGTTCATTGCCTTTATTCCTATTGGGAATTTTGCAAGTGTGGCTGCCAAAGAATCTCCCAAAACAAATACGAAAGGAAATGAAAAAACTGAAGTAGTAGGAGAACGTACGCAAACTTCTAAAACGTTTAACAATTCTGATGGTACTTATACAACTGAAATATATGAAGCACCTATTCATTTTAAAGATAATAAAGGTAACTGGAAAGATATTGATAACGATCTACAAAAAAAGAAAAATAATGGCAAAGGGCAATTTGAAAATAAAGCCAATAACTTTGCTGTGACATTTGATGAAAAACTTGAAGAGGAAACGAACAACGTACAAGTAGCCGATAACCAATACAACCTTAATATTGGATTAAAAGAAATGGAACAAAAAGGTGAAATAATTCCTGCTAAAGAGGTTATCGGGGTTGCTACAGATAATCAAATTGAGTACCAAAATGTTTTTGATAATATTTCGACTACATATTCTGTTGGAGAAAACTTTGTAAAAGAAGATATTATAATTAACAAAAAGCCCAAAAAAGGGTTACCAAAAACCTTCTCATATCAGCTATCCCTTGAAAGTTTGACATATGAACAAATTAATAATCAAATCCATTTAAAAGACGCCAAATCAGGTGAGTTGGTTTATGTTATAGAAGCACCGTTTATGTATGATGCTTATAAACCTGTAGGCTTTCAATCTATTGACGGTACAAATTCTATACCTGAAGAAGCAAAATCTTATAATATCACGTTAAAAACACGAGAAGAAAACAATACTTTATGGATTGATTTAACTCCTGATGCAGCTTGGCTACAGGATACTAAAAGACAATACCCTATTGTCATTGATCCAACAATTGTACGTATCCAAGGAAACTCAAAAATGGTGGATACAACAATTCGTAAAAAGTTTCCAACGCAAACCGGAGGAAATGACACAGAATTAGCTACAGGTACAGCCACAGACGGAAATATTGTAAGAAGCTTATTGAAGTTTGATGTAACGCCTATTCCTGAAAAAAGCGTTATTATGTCTGCGGATGTAAGTCTCTATCTATCTTCAACCAATGATCCAACTCCTATTAATTTAAGTATGCATGCGATGAAACGTTCATGGGATGAAAACACAGCAACATGGAATAACTATTCAACAGCAGGAGGCTGGACAACAATAGGGGGAGATTATAATACCACGCCTCTTTCAACTGTTGCAGGAGTCTCTTCAGTACCGAGTAATGTAGAAGAAGGTATTAAACGATGGTCTATTCCAACGAGTATGGTGAGCGGATGGCTATATAATCCAGAATCAAATCTTGGTTTATTATTAAAAAGCACTTCAGAAAGTACCATGATTTACAAAAAATTCATCAGTAGTGAAAGCACAACCAACCCACTCGCGTATAAACCAAAACTTGTCGTTACTTATAAAACACCTAACCGTTTAGGTTTAGAAGATTATTGGGATTATGCCACACATGATATTTCAAATGGAACGAACTATGTAAATTTAGGCACCAATAATAATGTTGTTCAATACACAGATTTTAGCTTATTCAACTATGGAGGATTTGGTTTAGATTTTACTAGAACTTATAATAGTAAGGATTTTGAAAAATCTTCATTTGGCTATGGTTGGAGTTTTACAGGTTCAGAGAAATTATTTTATAATAATAAATATTTTAATGTCGAATATAAAGATGCAGATGGTACGGTCCATGTTTACTCATGGGATGGAGATAAGTATATTGCACCAGCAGGTAATTATGATAGTTTAGATATGGTGGATAAGTACACTTTTAGACTGACTAGCAAAACTGGTATCACAACAACATTTAAAGTTAGAGAAAGCACTAGTGATACAGATATTGAAGTAGCATACATTACAGAGCAAAAAGATTTAAATAGCAATACAATCACTTATAATTATGATACATCAAATCAGCTTACTTCTATCAGTACTAATCTAGGGACAAAATTACTGTTAACTTATACTGATGGGCTTATTACAAATGCAAAATACAATAAACAGGATATAACGTATACGTATACTGATGGTTATTTAACACGAGTACTGGTTAAGAAAGATGACACTACATCAACACCTACTTCATTCTATTACACGACTAATGGACAGTTAACGAAAATCATTGATAGTAAACAGAAAATAATGCTTTATGGATATAATAGTGAATTAGATTTAGTATCTGTAACAGAACCTTCATTAGACGGTCAAGTAGATTCTATGACCAATTACTCTTTAGATCGAACAAACAATATAGTAACTGTTACTAGCCCCGAAGGTATAGTTACACGCTATGGTTTAAATAACAACTTTAGCGTAACGAAAATATTTGATCCTTCAGGTGATACAACAACCTATACACTAGATGAGAATAGTTATAATGTTCTTTCACAAAAGATTGTCTATTCAGATGGTTCTACTTACACTAAAAATTTAAAGTATGATACAAAGGGAAATTTATTAAGCACTAATGATTCAAAAGGTGGGATAGAATCCTATACGTATAATGAGTATAGTAATCTTTTAACTCAGACAGATGCCAATCAGCAAACAACTACCAACACTTATGAGAATGGTAATCTAAAAACCTCCACAACACCTAAGGGAGACACAACATCCTATACGTATAATGGCCAGGGGGATTTGACACAAGTAAAATATCCGGATGGGAAAATCGAAACGTATAGTACAAGCTATGAGAATAATCAAAAACTAACAATCTATCAAGATATTGAATTAGGTATCACAACTGAAACTATAACTGATTTTAATGGAAATATCCTTTCTTATGAAGACGGAAAAAAGGGGAAAACTAGGTATCGCTACAATCTTAAAAATGAATTAGTAGAAGTAGAAGATGCTGCAAAGAAAATAACGACTTATACGTATGATGCCAACAGTAATTTAACATCTGTGATAAATGCTGATGGTAAAAAACAAATGTCTCTCAGCTATAATGCACAAAATGCCATAGAAAAAGAAACAAACGCCGAGGGAAAAGTAACATCTTATAATTATAATGCTGACGGAGCATTAAATGAGATTATCAAAGCATCAGGTGAAAAAATCGCCTATACAACTTCAAGTGATACTAATACACAGACTGTGAAAGTAAATGGGGTTAATCAGTTTTCAACACAAGTAGATGGTTTATCCACTACTGTGACAAATCATACTCTAAATAATCAAAAAGTTACGTACACACAATCAGAAAATGAACTATTACAAAGAGTAGACATTAACGCACCTGTAAATCGCTCGATTATGTATACTTACAAAAATGAAAAAGATTTAGCAAGAATTCAATTTGGCCAAAATACAATTGAGTATGCATCAGATGAAAATGGTCAAACAACCAATGTCACACTCGATGGGCAATTATCAGCAAGCTTCATATGGAACAAAAACAACTTATTGGAGAGCACAACTTTTGTAAATGGTGCAGTTATTTTAAATAAGTATAAGGCGAATCAGTTACAAACTGAAACTTTGAAAACAAATAGTGAAGCAATTTGGCGTACAAATTCATATGAATATGATAAAAATCAGCAAATTACTAAAGTGACGAATAATGATGGAACAGTCACTTACACTTATGACCCTTTAAATCAGCTAATCAAAGAACAATACAGTAATGGTTTATCCATATCATACACATACGATTCAGTAGGAAACCGTACTTCTAAAACTATTTTGCAAAACGGTAGTTCAACTACAACCAGCTATAGTTATAATAATGCGAATCAAATGAAGACTGCTGGTGATAAGACTTATAATGTAAGTGCCAACGGAAATGTAGAAAACGATGGTGTATTCCAATATGTTTGGAATGCCTTTGATCAATTAACAGAAATCAAGTCTCCAACAGGTGCAACAGTTGCATCTTATCGTTATGATGAAAACGGACGTCGTGTATATAGTAAAGATAGTAATGGTGAAACGTATTATCGTTATAATGGTCTGACAAATCAAGTCTTGTTTGAAGAAGATGCAAGTGGAGTTATTACCAAATCCTATACCTATAACGATAATGGTTCCCCTTTAACAATGACATATTTGGGCTTAACTTATTACTACTTAACGAATTATCGAGGAGATGTATTAGCCTTAACAGATAAAAAGGGTGACATTGTTGCAGAATACACGTATGATGCATGGGGAAATATTATGAGCCAAAAAGGTAATATGGCAACTATTAACCCATATCGTTATGCAGGATATCGATATGATGAAGATACTAAACTATACTATTTGATGGCGCGTTATTATAATCCAGATACAGGTGTGTTTTTATCGTTAGATCCTTTACGTGGAAATACAATGAATCCTTTATCATTAAATGGCTATAATTATGCGAATAATAATCCAGTGATGAATGTGGATCCTGATGGGGAATCTTGGAAAAACGCTCTTTGGAATTCTAAGAAAATATTATCGACGTTAATAAATATGGCTTTAATGGTTGCTGTATCTGGTTTGGGTGGCTTAGTCAGTGGTAAACTCTTTTTGAAAAGCGTCAAACAACTTGCCCAAGCTAAGAAACATATATTCGCTAAAAGTATTAGAAAATCCCTTCAAAGAAGAGGTGTGTCTAATTTAGTGATAAGTGGTATAATTTCAGGTTTAGTTGTGTTTACCGATTTCTTGGTTAATATAGGTAGCCCAGGTGAAATTCTATTTGATTATCTCGATCGAAGAGATGCAAAACGTAAAAATGGTTATTTCAATGGTTGGTAG
- a CDS encoding DNA/RNA helicase domain-containing protein — MIIYEANISEFLEDVANEVIVDRLYNVYQEKIGRTSKSEIRSWDHSLQRMSNVLRDREIPKDAKTAIEFKIPNTGKRVDFIIAGNDGVEDHAVIVELKQWETVEKNDRLDAVVVETYLGGSKRPTTHPSYQAWSYSCLIEDFNEEVRNVPIHLQPCAYLHNYFIQENDPILDEHYAEYIEKSPVFRKGEMEQLRQFIKKYIKYGDKNDIIAKIENGRIKPSKSLQDSIAAMLQGNPEFVMIDDQKVVYEQILDYSASCIAENKKGVFIVIGGPGTGKSVLAINLLVQLIQDDYFAMYVTKNSAPRDVYATKLKGTMKKKSIDNLFKGSGSFHATDKNEFDVLIVDEAHRLNEKSGLFSNLGENQVKELMNSAKFSVFFIDEAQRVTLKDIGSVELIKRFADELDLQVYEGELASQFRCDGSDGYIAWLDDVLGIRETANNNDLGMDYDIQIVDSPNLLRNMIKEKNKVNNKARIVAGYCWEWISDGKNNRDVHDIVIKEHDFSISWNLGNDIWAIAEASVDEAGCIHTCQGLEFDYVGVIIGDDLRYEDGIVITDYTKRAKTDQSVKGIKKWMKEEPEKAEVAVDAIIRNTYRTLMTRGQKGCYLYCTDEKLTEYLKQRLVKVYDERSEMKNLLVAEKVEEYK, encoded by the coding sequence ATGATTATTTATGAGGCTAATATTTCAGAATTCCTTGAAGACGTTGCAAATGAAGTTATTGTTGATCGTTTATATAATGTTTATCAAGAAAAAATCGGTCGTACATCAAAGAGTGAAATCCGTTCATGGGATCATTCGCTACAGCGTATGTCGAATGTTTTACGTGATCGAGAAATCCCAAAGGATGCGAAGACAGCGATTGAATTTAAAATTCCGAACACAGGGAAGCGTGTCGATTTTATTATTGCAGGTAATGACGGAGTAGAGGACCATGCAGTCATTGTTGAACTGAAGCAATGGGAAACGGTAGAAAAAAATGATCGCCTTGATGCCGTTGTGGTAGAAACTTATTTGGGTGGTTCAAAGCGTCCAACGACACATCCGTCTTATCAGGCTTGGAGTTATTCTTGTTTAATTGAAGACTTCAATGAAGAAGTCCGAAATGTACCAATTCATCTTCAGCCATGTGCGTATCTACATAATTATTTCATTCAAGAAAATGATCCAATATTAGATGAACATTATGCAGAGTATATTGAAAAGTCACCGGTTTTCCGAAAAGGCGAAATGGAGCAACTTCGCCAATTTATAAAAAAATATATTAAATATGGTGATAAAAATGATATCATTGCAAAAATTGAGAATGGTCGAATTAAGCCTTCTAAATCGCTTCAAGATAGTATAGCTGCAATGCTTCAGGGTAATCCAGAGTTTGTAATGATTGATGATCAAAAGGTAGTGTATGAGCAAATTTTAGATTATTCAGCAAGCTGTATTGCAGAGAATAAAAAAGGTGTTTTCATTGTAATAGGTGGTCCAGGTACAGGGAAATCTGTGTTAGCAATCAACCTGTTAGTACAGCTGATACAGGACGATTATTTTGCAATGTACGTAACGAAAAATAGTGCGCCACGAGATGTCTATGCAACGAAGCTGAAAGGTACGATGAAGAAAAAAAGCATCGATAACCTATTTAAAGGTTCTGGAAGTTTCCATGCTACAGATAAAAATGAATTTGATGTTTTAATAGTGGACGAGGCGCATCGATTAAATGAAAAGTCAGGCTTATTTAGTAATCTTGGAGAAAACCAAGTAAAGGAGCTTATGAATAGTGCGAAGTTCAGTGTGTTTTTCATTGATGAGGCACAACGAGTGACATTAAAGGATATTGGTAGTGTGGAGCTAATTAAAAGATTTGCTGATGAATTAGATTTGCAAGTATATGAAGGAGAATTAGCTTCGCAATTTAGATGTGATGGTTCGGACGGCTATATTGCGTGGTTAGATGATGTCCTTGGAATTCGTGAAACAGCAAATAATAATGATTTAGGGATGGATTATGATATTCAAATTGTAGATTCGCCAAATTTGCTACGCAATATGATTAAAGAGAAAAATAAAGTTAACAACAAGGCTCGCATTGTGGCAGGCTACTGCTGGGAATGGATTTCGGATGGGAAAAATAATCGTGACGTACATGACATCGTCATCAAAGAGCATGATTTTTCAATCAGCTGGAATTTAGGGAATGATATTTGGGCAATTGCGGAAGCATCCGTAGATGAAGCGGGCTGTATTCATACATGCCAAGGTTTAGAGTTTGATTATGTTGGCGTCATTATTGGCGACGATTTACGCTATGAAGATGGCATCGTTATTACAGACTATACAAAACGTGCGAAAACTGATCAATCTGTTAAAGGCATTAAAAAATGGATGAAGGAAGAACCAGAGAAAGCAGAGGTGGCTGTTGATGCGATTATACGTAATACGTATCGTACATTGATGACACGCGGGCAAAAGGGATGTTATTTGTATTGTACAGATGAAAAACTTACGGAATATTTGAAGCAACGTTTAGTAAAAGTATATGATGAGCGAAGTGAAATGAAGAATTTACTAGTTGCAGAAAAAGTAGAGGAGTACAAATAA
- a CDS encoding nuclease-related domain-containing protein, with protein sequence MNIYSSTLAFFEANSVKIDEIYAKNLILDISGIIPLIGDDCIIVRPNLSRNNKFIKEFIGDDFRVLKEKNEIYQFIQEALGYLQVKLYNLVLQNPIGYLISLYTMLDYNIQMTPLVMGTIKNIDTNKFEDENIRILANSINTFGKSVSKNDFKDNLRYIEDLISRDKQALQKVINYIISYKLKYTHTNIQINLELEDLIELTRDIYYILTLKQEIFSNIEVASLVINNQNVVIKSEKQLITTPLGEFYDWLDNSMESKFEFNGEVNKIMREFIGVDNLIIESAIKKFLDGNNEFPGMFLFDTEKLVEFLKNYLSIDIESAQKIKNELVLDGFKISKIPNDVSLKEGRLLRQSILKLDSELYICSEPVFVFSLMGIISDITEGNIPNKEFKGKLFNFIHKTHVEFEVDVKKLLEKNTSYQFLKRGIHEMFFKEFKLPGEIDILLVIKDVAFVIECKAFALQLNLSGMLFETKKIKGISNQESIQQKLKSKIDILKEHKQVVENIVGTKIKRIEGVIITKNPSMATTVDIGFYNAIHSSQILEYIENRTYSHNGEPYHK encoded by the coding sequence ATGAATATTTACAGTAGTACTCTTGCATTTTTTGAAGCTAATTCAGTTAAAATAGATGAAATATATGCAAAAAATTTAATTTTGGATATTTCGGGAATTATACCTCTAATTGGTGATGATTGCATAATCGTAAGACCTAACTTATCTAGAAATAATAAGTTTATAAAGGAATTTATTGGTGATGACTTTAGGGTACTAAAAGAAAAAAACGAAATTTATCAGTTCATTCAAGAGGCACTAGGTTATTTGCAAGTTAAATTATACAATTTAGTGTTGCAAAATCCTATTGGTTATTTAATTTCCTTATATACAATGCTAGACTACAATATACAAATGACACCGTTAGTAATGGGAACAATAAAAAATATAGATACTAATAAATTTGAAGATGAAAATATTAGAATTTTAGCGAATTCTATTAATACCTTTGGGAAAAGTGTTAGTAAGAATGATTTTAAGGATAATCTAAGGTATATAGAAGATTTAATATCTAGAGATAAACAAGCTTTGCAAAAGGTAATTAACTATATAATTAGTTATAAATTAAAATATACCCATACTAATATTCAAATTAATCTTGAGCTGGAGGATTTAATAGAATTGACTAGAGATATTTACTATATTCTTACTCTTAAGCAAGAAATATTTTCTAATATCGAAGTTGCCAGCCTTGTTATTAATAATCAAAATGTTGTTATAAAATCTGAAAAGCAGTTGATAACTACCCCTTTAGGTGAGTTTTATGACTGGTTAGATAATAGTATGGAAAGTAAGTTCGAATTTAATGGTGAAGTTAATAAAATAATGAGAGAATTCATTGGGGTTGATAACTTAATTATTGAAAGTGCCATAAAGAAATTTCTTGATGGAAACAACGAATTTCCAGGGATGTTTTTATTTGATACAGAGAAGTTAGTTGAATTTTTGAAAAATTATCTTTCTATTGATATAGAGAGTGCTCAAAAAATAAAAAATGAATTGGTTTTAGATGGTTTCAAAATCTCTAAAATACCAAATGATGTTTCTTTAAAAGAAGGAAGATTGTTAAGGCAAAGCATTTTAAAATTAGATTCAGAATTGTATATCTGTAGTGAACCAGTTTTTGTATTTTCTTTAATGGGAATTATATCAGATATTACGGAAGGGAATATTCCGAATAAAGAATTTAAAGGGAAATTATTCAATTTTATCCACAAAACGCACGTTGAGTTTGAAGTAGATGTAAAGAAATTATTAGAGAAAAATACATCATATCAATTTTTAAAAAGAGGAATTCATGAGATGTTTTTTAAAGAATTCAAACTACCTGGAGAAATTGATATATTACTAGTGATTAAAGACGTCGCATTTGTTATTGAATGTAAAGCATTTGCATTACAACTTAATTTAAGTGGAATGTTATTTGAAACCAAGAAAATTAAAGGAATTAGTAATCAAGAATCTATTCAACAAAAGTTAAAATCAAAAATTGATATTTTAAAAGAACATAAACAGGTAGTAGAAAATATTGTTGGTACAAAAATAAAACGAATCGAAGGGGTAATTATTACAAAGAACCCCTCAATGGCTACTACAGTTGATATAGGTTTTTATAATGCAATACACAGTTCTCAAATCTTAGAGTATATAGAAAACCGCACTTACTCACATAACGGAGAACCGTATCATAAGTAA
- a CDS encoding HNH endonuclease, translating to MIEQARNFILKEVDNPALNHPDLNQKIKNKVQNSKNIVNKMKKTGDLYKYLERFHNTPSPGEDEVYDTMKKLGLNTYEDILPVFCQKFNHDFDNTTVLNDFIIGKIFSSWDIAIFAKTYNVQSGIYLIPGYPNYQAIFIKATLDGGKYPNSWLIPEVELKYYLYSLKEKFDPNYKVNQAILNSNKTKTPIYVFIKNKLELTLTGIFQCIEMVSESDGSKWFRLKKVNIYETTNPMTDEEYHKEIYKNIKEAQKLTSNERKELLKLVNKKPETVQIITTGFKRDPNVVAEVLEQANGICNYCKNEAPFLRVTDGTPYLEVHHVIPLAKGGDDTVENAVALCPNCHRKAHFG from the coding sequence ATGATTGAACAGGCTAGAAATTTCATATTAAAAGAAGTTGATAACCCAGCTTTAAACCATCCAGATCTAAATCAGAAGATAAAAAATAAAGTACAAAACTCAAAAAACATTGTTAATAAAATGAAAAAAACAGGTGATCTCTATAAATACTTAGAAAGATTCCACAATACTCCCTCACCTGGTGAAGATGAAGTTTATGATACAATGAAGAAATTAGGCCTAAATACTTACGAGGATATTCTCCCAGTGTTTTGTCAAAAATTTAACCACGATTTTGATAATACGACCGTACTTAATGATTTTATTATAGGAAAAATATTTTCTTCATGGGATATTGCTATTTTTGCAAAAACGTACAATGTACAATCTGGAATTTATTTAATCCCAGGTTACCCTAATTATCAAGCAATTTTTATAAAAGCAACATTAGATGGTGGCAAATATCCTAATAGTTGGTTAATACCTGAGGTAGAGTTAAAATACTATCTTTATAGTTTAAAAGAAAAATTTGACCCTAACTATAAAGTAAACCAAGCAATTTTGAATTCAAATAAAACAAAAACGCCAATTTATGTATTTATTAAAAATAAGCTGGAGTTAACTTTAACAGGTATTTTTCAATGTATTGAAATGGTTAGTGAGAGTGATGGATCTAAGTGGTTTCGGTTAAAAAAAGTAAATATTTACGAAACAACTAACCCTATGACTGACGAGGAATACCATAAAGAGATTTATAAGAACATTAAAGAAGCTCAAAAATTAACTTCAAATGAACGTAAAGAACTATTAAAACTTGTAAATAAAAAGCCTGAAACAGTGCAAATAATTACTACTGGATTTAAACGTGATCCAAATGTTGTGGCCGAGGTTTTAGAACAAGCTAATGGTATTTGTAATTATTGTAAAAATGAAGCACCTTTTCTTCGAGTAACTGATGGAACACCTTATCTTGAAGTGCACCATGTTATACCACTTGCTAAAGGTGGAGATGATACAGTAGAGAATGCGGTAGCCCTTTGTCCAAACTGCCATAGGAAAGCTCACTTTGGATAG